The Camelina sativa cultivar DH55 chromosome 16, Cs, whole genome shotgun sequence sequence TTAACCATGAatccaaaattatttaaataaataaataagtgttctctaattttttttttctgattatcAATATCATATTTTCTAGGCTTACAATGGTATAAGCCCAGATATTTAGACCCATTTACTTTAAAATGTGGCCCATTAAGATCACATCCTTCGAACGTTTTGCACTTttcacttctcttcttcaatttctcaCTTGTTCATTCCGCCGACGGCGAATTCGACGTCAGTAACCACCGACCGCCGTTACCGAAACTCGCGATCGATATCTCTTTGAATCAGCCAATCTCTGATCTTTCGAGATGTTGTTTTCGAAACCGATGAATCAACTGCAAAGGCTTCTTCTCTCTGCTCGTCGCGTATCTTCTTCCCCAATCACACCTCCTCCGTCGTGTTTACTTCACAAGCGGCTGTTCTCGACTTCAGATACTGATGCTTCGGCTGCATCTTTACCCTCTTCGCATCAGACAGTGCAAACGCTTGAAAGCAAAGCTTCCAATAAAAGCCGAAACACATCGTCAACTACATCTTTGAATCAAGATGAACTTGCCAAATTCTCTGCCATTGCTGATACCTGGTTCGTCTcgtttgttttataatttgtaatgaATAGTTACAGAGCTTTAATGCATGGTAGAGGAATGTAATTTCTAGGAAATGATCAAAAGTTTGGATgcttaaagttttggtttttatcttTTGGATTGAGATTGATTCTTGTTAAAgttgttttggaaaaatttggTTTTGCTTAATGCAATTGAATCTTGTCTCTAACCGGTTGGACTATGTAAATTCAAGGTGATGTTTTAGAAGATGTGATAGTTTACTACGCTTGACTCAATTCTTCAATTATTGGCTCTTAAGTTTTGAGGATTTAACAAGAATCTTTTTCCTCTGTGTTTTAATATGAAGGTGGCATTCTGAAGGACCCTTTAAACCGTTGCATCTAATGAATCCAACACGCTTGGCTTTCATCCGGTCGACCTTATGCAGGCATTTCAGGTTCATTTCTTGTGgatgattttggtttctttctatCTTGTTCTGGTGGATTAACCGTTTTCTTCTCAGTAAGGATCCGAGTTCTGCTAGGCCTTTTGAAGGACTGAGATTTATCGATGTAGGTTGTGGCGGAGGACTACTTTCTGAGGTATATTTTATACCAGTTCATGTATACCTTAGTTGGCAtatgattttctcatttttccttttatgaGAACCAGTCTAGGGTCTAGCAAGTAAATAACACTGAATAGTGTTGAGTTTGGTAATCTCTCCTGTTGGGCTTGTTGGTTTAGCGTTTATGGTTATACGAGGAATGACATTGTTGTTAGTTATATTGAGGATTTGGTGACCGGTGccttgttgtttttctttctttgaagcCTCTAGCACGGATGGGAGCAACTGTCACAGGTGTTGATGCTGTTGATAAGAATGTCAAAATTGCTCGTCTTCACGCTGTAAGGTCTCTTACTTTAATTGTATCATTAATCATTCAGATAACTTATACAGTGGATGTATTGTTATGTTTATTGCAGTTGTGTACTCCATATGGTGTAGTATTTTTCTTGAGTATTCGAACTCTACACGTCAGTTCTGTCAAAGTTGGCAGCTTTCAGAATACTTGAAATGTAGTGAACACGTTTTCACATTATTGCATAGGACTCAAGTTCATGAAACCCCTTCTCTATCTTGAATTGTATTCTTTCTTATATACCAATAAAATATCTCTGCAGGATATGGATCCAGTGACTTCAACGATTGAATACCAATGCACTACAGCAGGTATTTTTTACTAATCTTAGATGATGATCAAAGTTGCATGGAATCTTTTACAGAAGCTGATTCTCTGTTATCTCTTCTATGCTTTAGtgctaaataatatattttctagcGCAGAAAAGCTGGTGGATGAAgggaggacgtttgatgctgtTCTTGCCTTAGAGGTACTTTTGTCTAGTCCATCTAACCTTTCAGCATCAAACTTCCTTGATATTTAATGTATATCTTTGAATTTCTCACTTCCAATTTCATTTTTCATGACAagactttttattttgtacAATGAAGGTCATCGAGCATGTAGCGAACCCTGCAGAATTTTGCAAGTCGTTGTCAGCATTGACCATCCCTAATGGGGCTACATTACTTTCTACAATTAATCGCTCTATGCGAGCGTATGCATCAGCCATTGTTGCAGCAGAGTACATTCTACGTTGGGTAAGTTTTCAGCTTTGCacctctttatcttcttttagcACCATTTCGCAACATGTGTTACTggtttcacaattttttttttttttttataataattcatCCACAGCTTCCTAAAGGCACACACCAGTGGTCAAGCTTTCTAACTCCTGAAGAAGTTACAATGTTATTACAACGTGCTTCAATCGATGTAAGCCAATCCCTCCCCATTCTATAATCCTTAT is a genomic window containing:
- the LOC104749784 gene encoding ubiquinone biosynthesis O-methyltransferase, mitochondrial, whose product is MLFSKPMNQLQRLLLSARRVSSSPITPPPSCLLHKRLFSTSDTDASAASLPSSHQTVQTLESKASNKSRNTSSTTSLNQDELAKFSAIADTWWHSEGPFKPLHLMNPTRLAFIRSTLCRHFSKDPSSARPFEGLRFIDVGCGGGLLSEPLARMGATVTGVDAVDKNVKIARLHADMDPVTSTIEYQCTTAEKLVDEGRTFDAVLALEVIEHVANPAEFCKSLSALTIPNGATLLSTINRSMRAYASAIVAAEYILRWLPKGTHQWSSFLTPEEVTMLLQRASIDVKEMAGFVFNPITGRWLLSDDISVNFIAYGTKRSDLGDI